Below is a genomic region from Ictalurus furcatus strain D&B chromosome 27, Billie_1.0, whole genome shotgun sequence.
TGGTGCAGTGTGTACCCGAGTTTTCAACTAACCAGTGGTTCAGAAAGCACTTTCACACTTTGAAAAGTTTGgggttcaaaaaaaaaacacgcacacaAGTGTGAAAACGTCCACAGTGGCTTCCCACTTCACATAGGATAGATCTCCTAATGATtcttggaaaatgtttttgtatctgCTTAATGTTCAATTGTTTAGTTGTCTTTTTCTTGTGTTGTTCTAGCCTTTTAAAGTCAAGCTCGCAGAAACCACAGACCCAGATAAAAAGCAGATGTTGGAGAGACTGGATGCAGCGGTGACTGCTGCACTGACTCCACTACAGGGATCGATGAAAAGCGGAGCTGAGGATGCGATCGTTCAGAGTCAGGCTGAGGTTGGAAAGAAACCTTtcttgtatataatatatatactgtaagaaCATCACACTGACTCAAATTGGGACCTAGTTTGATCAGAACAATATACAACACATTGTTTTGTATACTTAATCTATTCAGTATTCTTAATACAAAAGTGAGGTTTGTATTCTTGGTTTTGCATTTATATTCTGCTGATTTAAGGTTTTACTAGAAGAAGCCAAGGACCTTTTGTCTGATTGGTTGGATTCCCAGTTTGGCAGCCAAGTAACAGAAAACTCAATATTCTCCCTCTTACCGAAATACTGGGAGGGAGAGTATCACAAAGACATGGAAGCCCTCAATGTAAGTAAAACTGATGTTTTAACTTCGGGGAAATGTTTACAGTTCTCGTTTTAAAGCTCAGGTCGCAATACGGTTAATAAGCTGTCTGAATGGATTTACTGCTTTTGAGAAATTGTGACGCTGATACGATCTCGATGTAATACCAGGTTCTTCCACCTGATGTCCTCACACGGGTCAGTGAATATGTTCCAGAGATTGTGGAGTTTGTAAAGAAAATAGTGGACAATGGATACGGGTTAGTACTCCATAggatatgaatatatttaatgtatctTAATGATACTGTGCTGTCTcagaataatataaatatgaggtttttttgttgttgttgaaatattatcatttaattatttgtttctcgttcttcttcttcttgcagTTATGAGTCTAATGGCTCAGTGTATTTCGACACTGCCAAGTTTGATGCTAGTTCAGAACATTCGTATGCTAAACTGGTGCCAGAAGCAGTGGGTGACCAGAAGGCTCTGCAGGAGGGAGAAGGTATGCATATATATTACtaaatatggtgtgtgtgtactgcatATAAATTATAGTTCTACTGGATACTATAATGATGTTTATATCTCCTGCTAATGATGTTTACATCTCCTTTGTAGGAGACTTGAGTATCTCAGCAGACCGGCTGAGTGAGAAGCGTTCACAGAATGACTTTGCCCTGTGGAAGGCCTCTAAACCTGGAGAACCGTCCTGGGATTCTCCATGGGGAAAGGTGCGCAGAGACgtttcagatttatttcttcTATACATTCAATTCAACACGGCGATTATGTATAAATGTGCTTAACAATATAATGCTGCGTTGAGCAGTTTTTCTCCTCGCCTAGTGAACATGTATAGACACATCTTCCACACTATCCTCCCTCACTAACATTAGCATTTGCCATATTTGCTTTGCTTTTAATTTGCATCAAGTTAAATTCTTGCGATGCTGCAGGCTGCATCGCCTCCTCACATTTTCTGggttgatcctgagcttggattaATGTCTATGTggtgttttgcatgttctccatgtatCCTTGTGGTTttccacactccacactctccaGCTGCTTCCCagctcccaaaaacatgccagtagataTTGGATCGGTGAATCTAAATTgttcctaggtgtgaatgagatCCCGATTGTATTCGCGattcacgcccagtgttcccagctCCAGATCCATAAAGCAgttcctgaagatgaattaatgaaaaacATAGCAGAAAAAAACTAATGCTTTTCTGATCACTAGGTGATGCCAGTGTGGCAAGTTTTTATTTAGTTGATAGCGTTCTTaaattttgtcttattattgtCAATGAATGgttgaaattaaaataattttcattttggCACAGTGCAGATTTGCTTCTCTTGTTAACTTCACTGAAATTTAAAACCCCTTTGCTAACAAGCCAGTCATTTTGACGACTAACAAGAGAACAATGTGGGGTTTAACAGTGCTGCCATTTCTCACCAAAATAACAAAGcagtcacttttttttattatgtttttgtgatttttctagTTTAGATTTCGAAATCAATTTGACCTGGAAACCATTCGTTTCTCTTTGCGCTAGTTTGTGTCATTACATTTGCAGTAGACAACAGCTCAAGCATCTTATCTTTTCAGTATCTCATTAGTGCCATCTGTGCTTATAATGTGTCCTGctctgtcaatttttttttcgcTCTGTCTGTTAAGGGACGACCTGGTTGGCACATCGAGTGTTCAGCCATGGCTGGCTCCATATTAGGTTCATCTATGGATATTCATGGAGGAGGATTTGACTTGCGTTTCCCTCATCACGACAATGAACTGGCGCAGTCCGAGGTGCAGATATACTCATCTTCGTGTTCGTATTTTAAAAGCGCTTTAATGGCTGTGAATTAATTAATGCTATAAAAAAACTCCCCAATTTCTGATCTGCTGGATTTAATGGGTAATGTCTGTACAGGCCTACTTTGACAATGACCACTGGGTACGCTATTTCTTGCACACGGGCCACCTTACCATCGCCGGCTGCAAGATGTCCAAGTCTCTGAAGAACTTTATCACCATTAAAGATGCCCTCGCAAGAAACACAGGTTTTTTTGTTCTGCATAATCTTATTTTTGATAAGTGGATCATACTGAGCAACATCCCAGTGCTATTTTGAGCTTTTTGGGATGCTGTCAATTGAATTCCAAGTGCTGAAGAAATGAGCTGCTTGGAAACCAGTGTGTTTTACTGAAACGTCTAATGCCTATTCACAGCAAGGCAGCTGCGCCTGGCCTTCCTCATGCACTCGTGGAAGGACACACTGGATTACTCCTGTAACACCATGGAGTCTGCCATTCAGTACGAGAAGTTCATGAATGTGAGTGATATTACTGTCATCAGCactacagacagacagtgagtaGCACTGAGTAgagtgtttacatgcacactaATAATCTCACCTTGGCAGAGAAAAGCCGGTTTCTGTTTTtgcatcaacatacagacatattagtGGAGAACAGCATTATATGTGTAAAAACTCCCAAATCATTACAATTAAAGGGACTTGAAAGCAGCGCATTAGCAGGCAGTAAACATGGGGTCAGTTGTGCTTCCAAAGCTAAAAAATTTATAACATTATGGGTTAATaatctgttgaattctcaaatctgattggtcagaagatgttaaAAAGTGTGAAGATGTccgtaaggagatgtttataaCAATTACAGAAggggtctccagtgtcggtgctttgtagcCAGTTTCCACCACGGGAGTATTCAGGATTgaggactttgcactttttctgatttctctgtaacacCTCATCTtctaaagagagaaaaaagatagACTTGTAGGAGATGAATTGCTTATAGCTGttataagttaaaaaaaaaaacaacacagatcacagattccataacattaaatgtaactataaactgttaaaaaaaaaattacgtatcattaattaataaaatgtgtaatcattgataaattgttgcggtataagaggaataaaagacttatTGGGAAATAATTAACTTCTCGTGGTAGCAGTGACTTGGCTTTGCATTCAACCACATAACACCATGTGCtatcatggttttttttttgtgtgtgggtatgtTCAGAAAATGATACTCTACTCTGTtacttaaataaaacagtttaataaaacaaatacataagACACTTGATTTATTAACTTAGCGATGCTCCCATCACACTACTGAATGTATTTAACTAATAACCTCAGTACAGATAGTGACactaggaaaaaaacaaaaagaatattATGGAGTTTCTAGTTATCAGATTATTCAAGATGCATGTAAACACTAGTTTGTATTCTTGCCaaaatacaatgtttttttggttATCATATTATCTTGTACATCACTTACCGATCTTTACACATACCCACAGGAGTGTGTGTTCTAATGCTGAATGCACTTCTTTACCTCAATAGGAGTTCTTCTTGAATGTGAAAGATATCCTCAGGACTCCCACTGATATCACAGGTCAATTTGAGAAATGGGAGGCGGAGGAGATCGACCTGAACAAAAGGTTAGCATTCTTCCCAGCTTTGAAACAGTCTATATGTGCCAGAATTCCTGCTTTTGAATTTTGAACGTGTTCGCTTTCCAAACTGAGGCAGTCTGTGTTGTTCTTGCGTCTAGTTTCTATGAGAAGAAAGAAGGAGTTCACGAAGCTCTATGCGATAATATCGACACACGTACAGCGCTGGAGGAAATGAGGGCTCTGGTGGGTCAGAGCAACACCTACATGGCTGCCAGAAAGAGTGCCAGACTCCTGCCTAACCGTATGCTGCTCCAGAGCATTGCTCATTACCTCACCGACATGTTCAAGGTGAGCCTGCACTGAGCACTGTGCTTTTTCACAAGACTGCAGTCTATACTGGTTAGTGTTTACATCAATAGGTGACCGTATGGATTAGGTGTTCTGTATAAGGAGTGATATGCAACATACAACGAGGCATACAAACGATGCGCAAACAATGCTTCCGATACATAATACAAAACACCccaaatgaaaatgtatcaaaacCAACTACAAAATACCGTGACTGAAAAAATGGACGAAAATAACAACGTATTTTGTATTTGAGTAAATTTGATGAGAATTACAGACCATATACCATGACTGTTAAAGCACTCTTATATTTTTCtaagtgtgtgttggtgagagATTAACATACAATATCTACATAGGTTTTGTCAGCTTGGTAGATTGCaaaagtagcaaaaaaaaacccaaaacaaacaagattaATATATGAAATTTTATACACACTTAAAAGGGATAAAAATGTACACGTTACAAAATTGTATTGTATAGCCTGTATATTTCAAATGCATAGAAACACTATCCCTCCCTCCCATCCTTAAACACTATTATATTAACTATTGCACATTTACTGGAaattattacagtattacagcATGCCTGGGAGATATTACTCACTATTACACCACCCAGTTTTATGTCAAATAATACAATCAAAGAGACTCTGGTGAAAAACATACAAATTTGGGTAGTACTGAAATTgcttatgccttttttttttttacttttacctcCTCCAGACTTTTGGGGCAATCGAGGGAACAGAACCCATTGGATTTCCTGTTGGAAGAAATGACCAAAATGTTGATGTAAGTAAAAGCAGCTTGCTCCACTACAGAGTTTTGAATCGTTTGTAAAATGAAGGATGTGCCATTGATTTCTGCTTGTAGTATTAACTTGTTTTAGTTACATTATATAGATTATCTCAGCagtattttaatattaacatgTCTGACTTGATTTGTGCTTGCTAGCTGGAGAGTACAGTCATGCCCTATTTAAAGGTGCTCTCAGACTTTAGGGAAGCTATCAGAAAAATTGCAAGGGAACAAAAAGgtaagcccccccccccccaatgttaTAAATAGGCACCATTTTTGAATGAAGTGTTGATTTTGttctggtttattttttttattattggtaTTTATAGTGACAGAAGTACTGCAGCTGTGTGACACGGTCAGAGATGACATCCTGCCTGAGCTCGGAGTCCGATTAGAAGATCATGAAGGTATACAAAAACAGTTTAACAACACTGAAtgaatatgtaaggaatatgtactatttttgtaaaatattcacagacagggtgatgtgatgtggcccaATGCAAAATCGAGTTAATTTTATCACCAGAGTCGATTATTTTTCCTAGAACAGCGCATTGCTTTTATACTACGGCAATTTGacaaatatttaaaagtttcttatttattaaagaatgacatcatcatgttatcacttgcgttatagcGGTGTGAAAACTGTCATTCCCCTAACCAGcctctcctttttctttcattccttttttcccctctgttgaaattaataatacaaaaaaacctTGGAAACGTTCTCATATTGGAAAATTTGTGGAtttctggagactccttccataaatactaaataagtgtctcctcatagaaaacgtcaccgtatcaACATTCACGCACTTcttaaaatccatttatgtggagcgtccaccatacaagtccatgtgtaagatgttactatagaaatcaTAAGATATTAGAACTAGAAACTGTGATTTTGCCTTGCAGCTAAAACtcttgtcagagctgctattatagaaaattactcaacaccttctgagcaatcaCATTTGAGAATTGATAGGAAAGTGTTAGGGAGAAGTAAAGCTTGTAAAGTATCTGTACTACTTGCAGACGTGTTGCTAGATATGGCCACTTTTTAATTAGATGACAGTTTGGCTTTTAGCTCTGTAGGTAAAATACTTACATTTGTTAACATTCATTTAACATTGAATGTTGGGTCAAAAACACTAGGAAGCATTCATTAGCTGAGATTAATTAATGGGTCTCTTGAAGTACATTATATGGTCTTCCTTACTATATGCTTAAACAAACAAGATTTctctttactggaactaagaggcccaaacctgttctaccatgacaatgcccctgtgcacaaagcgagctccatgaagacatggtttgccaaggctggagtggaagaactcgagtttcttgcacacagccctgacctcaacccaactgaacacctttgggatgaactggaaccccGACGGCACCCcagcctcctcacctgacatcagtgcctgatctcactaacgctcttgtagctgaatgaacacaaatccccacagccacgctccaaaatctagtggaaaaccttcccagaagagtggagcttataaTAACAggaaagggggactaaatctagaatgggatgttcaacaaggacatatgagtgtgataatcaggtgtccacatacttttagctatatagtgtatgttaagGCTCTAAATAGAGAATAACTACAATATTTGGTTTCCTCACCAGTGCAATAGGGGAATTATTTATAAGGAAAAGTCATTAGTAACCCAGCTTGGCATTCCATGTGTGCATTTTCTAATACCTTtgctgatgtttttgttttggactGATTTGGGAAGGACTCCACACTGTGGTGAAGTTAGTGGACAGAGAGACTCTACTcaaggagagggaggagaagaagaaggtaaTTAACATCGTTTGGCCATGAGGTCACCCATGTCTCTGCATTTTTACTACTAATATATGAATATTAGtattgtactgtgtatatattttataaaatgttgtgCATTTATTAAACTCCAGATTGTTTGGCATTTACATTGAGCCATATTGTGTAGCTGAACCTcctagaaagaaaaaggaaaaagctgGGTTCATGAAAAATTGATGTCTGCTGAcatgattgagtgtgtgtgactgtctACAGGTCTCCAGTTACAACTTTTTGTTATGCTAGGCTTGAATTACAGCTGTGAAATTCCATTTGAATGTATACACACAattcatttaatgttatggtgcaatctgcatgtttgtttttatctgtttatttgtttcaatttaatgctgtatttttttttctcttttgtttatagctggaggaggagaagagaaagaagaaagaggaggCGGCCAGAAAGAAACAGGAACAAGAGGTTAGAAGAGCTGATGTTTTAGCAGACTGTCTCACAGGCCTCAAAGATTTCTGCACCTCCAAAATTTTCAAAAGAACATTTTCTCTTTAGCATTCAGTTGAGCGTGAGCGTTTGCACAAACTCgggacaaaaatacattttattcatacCAATTTGTGTTGTTAAAATATTGACAACCAAAATGCCAGTTTGAATCttttgaatctttttattttcctgccCACACATACAACTGCCTCCAACATCTTTTATATTGTCAGAGCAGTTTATGGCTCCCCTTCATCATtaaatttctgttttctgttctaACTCTGCTCAATCATGTCCGCAGCCAGAGATGAAATATTTTCTGTTGATgttaccatatttttttttgtgtgtcttgtTCCAGGATATacccacatttcatttttaactgaTTAAAAATGGATACAATTTATGGGGAAAGATTTTACCTTAGTTAGTGCATTAAATTAGTTATGTCACAAACGTTTGggtaaaataaattttacagTTTGGGTAGATTATCTGCATCGTAAACGTTTGGGTAGATTATCTGCCTCGCAAACGTTTGGGTAGATTATCTGCATCGCAAACGTTTGGATAAACGACCTATGCCACAAAAGATCattttgtctttattctttCCCTCTTATAGGTGGCTAAACTGGCAAAAATGAAGATTCCACCTAGTGAGATGTTCCGCTCAGAAACTGACAAGTACTCCAGCTTTGATGACACGGTAACATAGCAAAGTCTTCTTTTTCTTGTACTTTTGGGAATCAAACGTGTTTAAATTTGCTTATGGTGTCTCTGTCTGCATTTTAATGCACAGGGTTTCCCTACACATGACGCAGAAGGGAAGGAGCTTAGCAAGGGACAGACCAAAAAGCTTCGCAAGCTTTACGAAGCTCAGGAAAAGCTGTACAACGAGTACCTCCAGGCAACCCAGAACGGAAGCTGAGAACACCGAGAGTGCTGCAACAATCCGCCCATAGTGTCTGCGCACCTTTTTGTACTGTGATGGTTGTTAGATATAAAACAGCACGGATTTCAGACGTCACTTTTCATGGTGCTATGTCAGTGTCTATAGTCTTATGATAGGAAACGGATGATGTCATTGTGTTGGTGCTTTACAACCATTGCTTTGGAAACAGGAATATGTTGACTCTGATAAGCTCGAAGCTTTGTTTTAAAGCTGACAAGAAACGAGATAGGTGTTGGAATGTCATTTTTCTAATACAGAAGGCTTTTATATGGTATTTGAAGGGTATTTAATGAGCAGCAAAATGACTTAATAGTTGATGTTATAGAACATCAGTATGTATGTGAAATATTAACCAGCCATGAATTATATTATAAcaggcagggttttttttcctaaagCAGTGTTTGCAGTTACCAATAAAATGACTCACCTAACCAGCATAAAGATAAAAGGTGTAATTTCTCTAGCTCTACCTTAATAATGGATTATAAAGAAATTTGgcaaggaaaaataaatcatttttttaatgattgtgtGCTTGCTCAAGGTAGGAAGAGGTTCTGTGCAgctattctaaaaaaaaat
It encodes:
- the cars1 gene encoding cysteine--tRNA ligase, cytoplasmic isoform X2, with the protein product MAGDQAKEKRVQPSWSPPDGSELPNLRLYNSLTRTKELFVPQHGKKVLWYCCGPTVYDASHMGHARSYISFDILRRILMDYFKYDVFYCMNITDIDDKIIKRARQNHLLEQYRAKKPKASQILQDVLTAREPFKVKLAETTDPDKKQMLERLDAAVTAALTPLQGSMKSGAEDAIVQSQAEVLLEEAKDLLSDWLDSQFGSQVTENSIFSLLPKYWEGEYHKDMEALNVLPPDVLTRVSEYVPEIVEFVKKIVDNGYGYESNGSVYFDTAKFDASSEHSYAKLVPEAVGDQKALQEGEGDLSISADRLSEKRSQNDFALWKASKPGEPSWDSPWGKGRPGWHIECSAMAGSILGSSMDIHGGGFDLRFPHHDNELAQSEAYFDNDHWVRYFLHTGHLTIAGCKMSKSLKNFITIKDALARNTARQLRLAFLMHSWKDTLDYSCNTMESAIQYEKFMNEFFLNVKDILRTPTDITGQFEKWEAEEIDLNKSFYEKKEGVHEALCDNIDTRTALEEMRALVGQSNTYMAARKSARLLPNRMLLQSIAHYLTDMFKTFGAIEGTEPIGFPVGRNDQNVDLESTVMPYLKVLSDFREAIRKIAREQKVTEVLQLCDTVRDDILPELGVRLEDHEGLHTVVKLVDRETLLKEREEKKKLEEEKRKKKEEAARKKQEQEVAKLAKMKIPPSEMFRSETDKYSSFDDTGFPTHDAEGKELSKGQTKKLRKLYEAQEKLYNEYLQATQNGS
- the cars1 gene encoding cysteine--tRNA ligase, cytoplasmic isoform X1; translated protein: MAGDQAFDYGFLLRISEDGRRAEALNEYLSSRSYLAGYGPSQVDTDAFTLFRGSPPSSQHVHALRWYRHIATLQPGTDGQASYSTKEKRVQPSWSPPDGSELPNLRLYNSLTRTKELFVPQHGKKVLWYCCGPTVYDASHMGHARSYISFDILRRILMDYFKYDVFYCMNITDIDDKIIKRARQNHLLEQYRAKKPKASQILQDVLTAREPFKVKLAETTDPDKKQMLERLDAAVTAALTPLQGSMKSGAEDAIVQSQAEVLLEEAKDLLSDWLDSQFGSQVTENSIFSLLPKYWEGEYHKDMEALNVLPPDVLTRVSEYVPEIVEFVKKIVDNGYGYESNGSVYFDTAKFDASSEHSYAKLVPEAVGDQKALQEGEGDLSISADRLSEKRSQNDFALWKASKPGEPSWDSPWGKGRPGWHIECSAMAGSILGSSMDIHGGGFDLRFPHHDNELAQSEAYFDNDHWVRYFLHTGHLTIAGCKMSKSLKNFITIKDALARNTARQLRLAFLMHSWKDTLDYSCNTMESAIQYEKFMNEFFLNVKDILRTPTDITGQFEKWEAEEIDLNKSFYEKKEGVHEALCDNIDTRTALEEMRALVGQSNTYMAARKSARLLPNRMLLQSIAHYLTDMFKTFGAIEGTEPIGFPVGRNDQNVDLESTVMPYLKVLSDFREAIRKIAREQKVTEVLQLCDTVRDDILPELGVRLEDHEGLHTVVKLVDRETLLKEREEKKKLEEEKRKKKEEAARKKQEQEVAKLAKMKIPPSEMFRSETDKYSSFDDTGFPTHDAEGKELSKGQTKKLRKLYEAQEKLYNEYLQATQNGS